In Zea mays cultivar B73 chromosome 7, Zm-B73-REFERENCE-NAM-5.0, whole genome shotgun sequence, the following proteins share a genomic window:
- the LOC100382038 gene encoding uncharacterized Rho GTPase-activating protein At5g61530 isoform X1, protein MAESNKRQSAPNKTQLIFFSQLAERAASLQLAETQSSRFLTAIRLASIRFDSGARGERGEERYGNRLERALLPASSVASSSLFIPAPPADSPDRAVAVMPLAESPPWRRKATDFFSTSSVKLKQAGQSAGDNIVDVAGKVGSVVKSRWAVFQEARQQQQQQQRPPHETVQERIITAAASTGLLFRKGISETKEKVAVGKVKVEEAAKKTADKSKSILNNIERWQKGVASTDVFGVPIEATVQREQSDRAVPLVLVRCADYLVISGLNNEYLFKSEGDKKVLQQLVSLYNEDSGASLLEGVNPIDVGALVKCYLASIPEPLTTFSLYDELRAARVSIPDLRNILKKLPNVNYMTLEFVTALLLRVSRKSSLNKMDSRSLAVEFAPLIMWRQGDTGTDLRNHLKFTLKPPPKIVDTTSNAATWDLLDEDDEDASSQIPLDDASPPDYSSIEVIQCLIEHHNAIFTDANETVWR, encoded by the exons ATGGCAGAATCCAACAAGCGGCAGAGCGCCCCAAACAAAACCCAACTCATTTTTTTTTCCCAGCTCGCGGAACGGGCGGCCTCGTTGCAACTTGCAGAGACCCAGTCCTCTCGCTTTCTCACCGCGATTCGCCTCGCTTCCATCCGATTCGATTCGGGAgctagaggagagagaggagaggagaggtatGGTAATCGCCTTGAGCGTGCTCTGCTTCCTGCCTCTTCGGTCGCCTCCAGCTCGCTGTTCATTCCCGCTCCGCCCGCTGATTCGCCGGATCGGGCCGTG GCAGTGATGCCGCTGGCTGAGTCGCCCCCGTGGCGCCGCAAGGCCACAGATTTCTTCTCCACGTCCA GTGTCAAGCTGAAGCAGGCAGGCCAATCGgccggggataatatagttgatgTTGCTGGGAAGGTTGGGTCCGTGGTGAAGAGTCGGTGGGCTGTCTTCCAAGAGGctaggcagcagcagcagcagcagcaacgtcCGCCGCATGAGACAGTGCAAGAGCGTATCATCACTGCTGCTGCCTCCACTGGTTTGCTTTTCAGGAAAGGCATTTCAGAGACAAAGGAGAAGGTTGCAGTGGGAAAGGTCAAAGTTGAAGAG GCTGCTAAAAAAACTGCAGATAAAAGCAAGAGTATCTTGAACAATATTGAACGCTGGCAGAAG GGAGTCGCAAGCACTGATG TGTTTGGTGTTCCTATTGAAGCTACTGTACAACGAGAGCAATCTGATAGAGCGGTGCCCCTGGTGCTTGTGAGATGTGCGGACTACCTGGTTATATCAG GTTTGAATAATGAGTACTTATTCAAATCTGAAGGTGACAAAAAAGTTCTTCAGCAGTTAGTTTCTCTTTACAATGAAG ACTCGGGTGCATCTTTACTTGAAGGTGTAAATCCTATTGATGTAGGTGCACTGGTGAAGTGCTACCTTGCCAGTATCCCGGAGCCACTTACTACATTTTCGCTTTATGATGAGCTTCGAGCTGCGAGGGTTAGCATTCCTGATCTTAGGAACATATTGAAGAAGCTTCCAAATGTGAACTACATGACGCTAGAGTTTGTTACAGCGTTGCTGCTGCGAGTCAGCCGTAAATCATCACTTAACAAG ATGGACTCCCGCAGCCTTGCTGTGGAATTTGCGCCTTTGATCATGTGGCGGCAAGGTGACACTGGCACAGATTTGCGTAACCACCTCAAGTTTACCCTGAAACCGCCTCCAAAAATTGTGGATACAACATCAAATGCTGCCACATGGGACCTGTTAG ATGAGGATGACGAGGATGCTTCATCCCAGATCCCCTTAGACGATGCTTCACCACCAGACTACAGCTCCATTGAGGTTATCCAGTGTCTGATCGAGCATCACAATGCCATCTTCACCGACGCAAATGAAACCGTGTGGAGATGA
- the LOC100382038 gene encoding uncharacterized Rho GTPase-activating protein At5g61530 isoform X3 — MAESNKRQSAPNKTQLIFFSQLAERAASLQLAETQSSRFLTAIRLASIRFDSGARGERGEERYGNRLERALLPASSVASSSLFIPAPPADSPDRAVAVMPLAESPPWRRKATDFFSTSSVKLKQAGQSAGDNIVDVAGKVGSVVKSRWAVFQEARQQQQQQQRPPHETVQERIITAAASTGLLFRKGISETKEKVAVGKVKVEEAAKKTADKSKSILNNIERWQKGVASTDVFGVPIEATVQREQSDRAVPLVLVRCADYLVISGLNNEYLFKSEGDKKVLQQLVSLYNEDSGASLLEGVNPIDVGALVKCYLASIPEPLTTFSLYDELRAARVSIPDLRNILKKLPNVNYMTLEFVTALLLRVSRKSSLNKMDSRSLAVEFAPLIMWRQGDTGTDLRNHLKFTLKPPPKIVDTTSNAATWDLLGV, encoded by the exons ATGGCAGAATCCAACAAGCGGCAGAGCGCCCCAAACAAAACCCAACTCATTTTTTTTTCCCAGCTCGCGGAACGGGCGGCCTCGTTGCAACTTGCAGAGACCCAGTCCTCTCGCTTTCTCACCGCGATTCGCCTCGCTTCCATCCGATTCGATTCGGGAgctagaggagagagaggagaggagaggtatGGTAATCGCCTTGAGCGTGCTCTGCTTCCTGCCTCTTCGGTCGCCTCCAGCTCGCTGTTCATTCCCGCTCCGCCCGCTGATTCGCCGGATCGGGCCGTG GCAGTGATGCCGCTGGCTGAGTCGCCCCCGTGGCGCCGCAAGGCCACAGATTTCTTCTCCACGTCCA GTGTCAAGCTGAAGCAGGCAGGCCAATCGgccggggataatatagttgatgTTGCTGGGAAGGTTGGGTCCGTGGTGAAGAGTCGGTGGGCTGTCTTCCAAGAGGctaggcagcagcagcagcagcagcaacgtcCGCCGCATGAGACAGTGCAAGAGCGTATCATCACTGCTGCTGCCTCCACTGGTTTGCTTTTCAGGAAAGGCATTTCAGAGACAAAGGAGAAGGTTGCAGTGGGAAAGGTCAAAGTTGAAGAG GCTGCTAAAAAAACTGCAGATAAAAGCAAGAGTATCTTGAACAATATTGAACGCTGGCAGAAG GGAGTCGCAAGCACTGATG TGTTTGGTGTTCCTATTGAAGCTACTGTACAACGAGAGCAATCTGATAGAGCGGTGCCCCTGGTGCTTGTGAGATGTGCGGACTACCTGGTTATATCAG GTTTGAATAATGAGTACTTATTCAAATCTGAAGGTGACAAAAAAGTTCTTCAGCAGTTAGTTTCTCTTTACAATGAAG ACTCGGGTGCATCTTTACTTGAAGGTGTAAATCCTATTGATGTAGGTGCACTGGTGAAGTGCTACCTTGCCAGTATCCCGGAGCCACTTACTACATTTTCGCTTTATGATGAGCTTCGAGCTGCGAGGGTTAGCATTCCTGATCTTAGGAACATATTGAAGAAGCTTCCAAATGTGAACTACATGACGCTAGAGTTTGTTACAGCGTTGCTGCTGCGAGTCAGCCGTAAATCATCACTTAACAAG ATGGACTCCCGCAGCCTTGCTGTGGAATTTGCGCCTTTGATCATGTGGCGGCAAGGTGACACTGGCACAGATTTGCGTAACCACCTCAAGTTTACCCTGAAACCGCCTCCAAAAATTGTGGATACAACATCAAATGCTGCCACATGGGACCTGTTAGGTGTGTAA
- the LOC100382038 gene encoding uncharacterized Rho GTPase-activating protein At5g61530 isoform X4: MAESNKRQSAPNKTQLIFFSQLAERAASLQLAETQSSRFLTAIRLASIRFDSGARGERGEERYGNRLERALLPASSVASSSLFIPAPPADSPDRAVAVMPLAESPPWRRKATDFFSTSSVKLKQAGQSAGDNIVDVAGKVGSVVKSRWAVFQEARQQQQQQQRPPHETVQERIITAAASTGLLFRKGISETKEKVAVGKVKVEEAAKKTADKSKSILNNIERWQKGVASTDVFGVPIEATVQREQSDRAVPLVLVRCADYLVISDSGASLLEGVNPIDVGALVKCYLASIPEPLTTFSLYDELRAARVSIPDLRNILKKLPNVNYMTLEFVTALLLRVSRKSSLNKMDSRSLAVEFAPLIMWRQGDTGTDLRNHLKFTLKPPPKIVDTTSNAATWDLLGV; this comes from the exons ATGGCAGAATCCAACAAGCGGCAGAGCGCCCCAAACAAAACCCAACTCATTTTTTTTTCCCAGCTCGCGGAACGGGCGGCCTCGTTGCAACTTGCAGAGACCCAGTCCTCTCGCTTTCTCACCGCGATTCGCCTCGCTTCCATCCGATTCGATTCGGGAgctagaggagagagaggagaggagaggtatGGTAATCGCCTTGAGCGTGCTCTGCTTCCTGCCTCTTCGGTCGCCTCCAGCTCGCTGTTCATTCCCGCTCCGCCCGCTGATTCGCCGGATCGGGCCGTG GCAGTGATGCCGCTGGCTGAGTCGCCCCCGTGGCGCCGCAAGGCCACAGATTTCTTCTCCACGTCCA GTGTCAAGCTGAAGCAGGCAGGCCAATCGgccggggataatatagttgatgTTGCTGGGAAGGTTGGGTCCGTGGTGAAGAGTCGGTGGGCTGTCTTCCAAGAGGctaggcagcagcagcagcagcagcaacgtcCGCCGCATGAGACAGTGCAAGAGCGTATCATCACTGCTGCTGCCTCCACTGGTTTGCTTTTCAGGAAAGGCATTTCAGAGACAAAGGAGAAGGTTGCAGTGGGAAAGGTCAAAGTTGAAGAG GCTGCTAAAAAAACTGCAGATAAAAGCAAGAGTATCTTGAACAATATTGAACGCTGGCAGAAG GGAGTCGCAAGCACTGATG TGTTTGGTGTTCCTATTGAAGCTACTGTACAACGAGAGCAATCTGATAGAGCGGTGCCCCTGGTGCTTGTGAGATGTGCGGACTACCTGGTTATATCAG ACTCGGGTGCATCTTTACTTGAAGGTGTAAATCCTATTGATGTAGGTGCACTGGTGAAGTGCTACCTTGCCAGTATCCCGGAGCCACTTACTACATTTTCGCTTTATGATGAGCTTCGAGCTGCGAGGGTTAGCATTCCTGATCTTAGGAACATATTGAAGAAGCTTCCAAATGTGAACTACATGACGCTAGAGTTTGTTACAGCGTTGCTGCTGCGAGTCAGCCGTAAATCATCACTTAACAAG ATGGACTCCCGCAGCCTTGCTGTGGAATTTGCGCCTTTGATCATGTGGCGGCAAGGTGACACTGGCACAGATTTGCGTAACCACCTCAAGTTTACCCTGAAACCGCCTCCAAAAATTGTGGATACAACATCAAATGCTGCCACATGGGACCTGTTAGGTGTGTAA
- the LOC100382038 gene encoding uncharacterized Rho GTPase-activating protein At5g61530 isoform X2: MAESNKRQSAPNKTQLIFFSQLAERAASLQLAETQSSRFLTAIRLASIRFDSGARGERGEERYGNRLERALLPASSVASSSLFIPAPPADSPDRAVAVMPLAESPPWRRKATDFFSTSSVKLKQAGQSAGDNIVDVAGKVGSVVKSRWAVFQEARQQQQQQQRPPHETVQERIITAAASTGLLFRKGISETKEKVAVGKVKVEEAAKKTADKSKSILNNIERWQKGVASTDVFGVPIEATVQREQSDRAVPLVLVRCADYLVISDSGASLLEGVNPIDVGALVKCYLASIPEPLTTFSLYDELRAARVSIPDLRNILKKLPNVNYMTLEFVTALLLRVSRKSSLNKMDSRSLAVEFAPLIMWRQGDTGTDLRNHLKFTLKPPPKIVDTTSNAATWDLLDEDDEDASSQIPLDDASPPDYSSIEVIQCLIEHHNAIFTDANETVWR; the protein is encoded by the exons ATGGCAGAATCCAACAAGCGGCAGAGCGCCCCAAACAAAACCCAACTCATTTTTTTTTCCCAGCTCGCGGAACGGGCGGCCTCGTTGCAACTTGCAGAGACCCAGTCCTCTCGCTTTCTCACCGCGATTCGCCTCGCTTCCATCCGATTCGATTCGGGAgctagaggagagagaggagaggagaggtatGGTAATCGCCTTGAGCGTGCTCTGCTTCCTGCCTCTTCGGTCGCCTCCAGCTCGCTGTTCATTCCCGCTCCGCCCGCTGATTCGCCGGATCGGGCCGTG GCAGTGATGCCGCTGGCTGAGTCGCCCCCGTGGCGCCGCAAGGCCACAGATTTCTTCTCCACGTCCA GTGTCAAGCTGAAGCAGGCAGGCCAATCGgccggggataatatagttgatgTTGCTGGGAAGGTTGGGTCCGTGGTGAAGAGTCGGTGGGCTGTCTTCCAAGAGGctaggcagcagcagcagcagcagcaacgtcCGCCGCATGAGACAGTGCAAGAGCGTATCATCACTGCTGCTGCCTCCACTGGTTTGCTTTTCAGGAAAGGCATTTCAGAGACAAAGGAGAAGGTTGCAGTGGGAAAGGTCAAAGTTGAAGAG GCTGCTAAAAAAACTGCAGATAAAAGCAAGAGTATCTTGAACAATATTGAACGCTGGCAGAAG GGAGTCGCAAGCACTGATG TGTTTGGTGTTCCTATTGAAGCTACTGTACAACGAGAGCAATCTGATAGAGCGGTGCCCCTGGTGCTTGTGAGATGTGCGGACTACCTGGTTATATCAG ACTCGGGTGCATCTTTACTTGAAGGTGTAAATCCTATTGATGTAGGTGCACTGGTGAAGTGCTACCTTGCCAGTATCCCGGAGCCACTTACTACATTTTCGCTTTATGATGAGCTTCGAGCTGCGAGGGTTAGCATTCCTGATCTTAGGAACATATTGAAGAAGCTTCCAAATGTGAACTACATGACGCTAGAGTTTGTTACAGCGTTGCTGCTGCGAGTCAGCCGTAAATCATCACTTAACAAG ATGGACTCCCGCAGCCTTGCTGTGGAATTTGCGCCTTTGATCATGTGGCGGCAAGGTGACACTGGCACAGATTTGCGTAACCACCTCAAGTTTACCCTGAAACCGCCTCCAAAAATTGTGGATACAACATCAAATGCTGCCACATGGGACCTGTTAG ATGAGGATGACGAGGATGCTTCATCCCAGATCCCCTTAGACGATGCTTCACCACCAGACTACAGCTCCATTGAGGTTATCCAGTGTCTGATCGAGCATCACAATGCCATCTTCACCGACGCAAATGAAACCGTGTGGAGATGA
- the LOC100382038 gene encoding uncharacterized Rho GTPase-activating protein At5g61530 isoform X5 — MPLAESPPWRRKATDFFSTSSVKLKQAGQSAGDNIVDVAGKVGSVVKSRWAVFQEARQQQQQQQRPPHETVQERIITAAASTGLLFRKGISETKEKVAVGKVKVEEAAKKTADKSKSILNNIERWQKGVASTDVFGVPIEATVQREQSDRAVPLVLVRCADYLVISGLNNEYLFKSEGDKKVLQQLVSLYNEDSGASLLEGVNPIDVGALVKCYLASIPEPLTTFSLYDELRAARVSIPDLRNILKKLPNVNYMTLEFVTALLLRVSRKSSLNKMDSRSLAVEFAPLIMWRQGDTGTDLRNHLKFTLKPPPKIVDTTSNAATWDLLDEDDEDASSQIPLDDASPPDYSSIEVIQCLIEHHNAIFTDANETVWR; from the exons ATGCCGCTGGCTGAGTCGCCCCCGTGGCGCCGCAAGGCCACAGATTTCTTCTCCACGTCCA GTGTCAAGCTGAAGCAGGCAGGCCAATCGgccggggataatatagttgatgTTGCTGGGAAGGTTGGGTCCGTGGTGAAGAGTCGGTGGGCTGTCTTCCAAGAGGctaggcagcagcagcagcagcagcaacgtcCGCCGCATGAGACAGTGCAAGAGCGTATCATCACTGCTGCTGCCTCCACTGGTTTGCTTTTCAGGAAAGGCATTTCAGAGACAAAGGAGAAGGTTGCAGTGGGAAAGGTCAAAGTTGAAGAG GCTGCTAAAAAAACTGCAGATAAAAGCAAGAGTATCTTGAACAATATTGAACGCTGGCAGAAG GGAGTCGCAAGCACTGATG TGTTTGGTGTTCCTATTGAAGCTACTGTACAACGAGAGCAATCTGATAGAGCGGTGCCCCTGGTGCTTGTGAGATGTGCGGACTACCTGGTTATATCAG GTTTGAATAATGAGTACTTATTCAAATCTGAAGGTGACAAAAAAGTTCTTCAGCAGTTAGTTTCTCTTTACAATGAAG ACTCGGGTGCATCTTTACTTGAAGGTGTAAATCCTATTGATGTAGGTGCACTGGTGAAGTGCTACCTTGCCAGTATCCCGGAGCCACTTACTACATTTTCGCTTTATGATGAGCTTCGAGCTGCGAGGGTTAGCATTCCTGATCTTAGGAACATATTGAAGAAGCTTCCAAATGTGAACTACATGACGCTAGAGTTTGTTACAGCGTTGCTGCTGCGAGTCAGCCGTAAATCATCACTTAACAAG ATGGACTCCCGCAGCCTTGCTGTGGAATTTGCGCCTTTGATCATGTGGCGGCAAGGTGACACTGGCACAGATTTGCGTAACCACCTCAAGTTTACCCTGAAACCGCCTCCAAAAATTGTGGATACAACATCAAATGCTGCCACATGGGACCTGTTAG ATGAGGATGACGAGGATGCTTCATCCCAGATCCCCTTAGACGATGCTTCACCACCAGACTACAGCTCCATTGAGGTTATCCAGTGTCTGATCGAGCATCACAATGCCATCTTCACCGACGCAAATGAAACCGTGTGGAGATGA